A single window of Hyphomicrobiales bacterium DNA harbors:
- the pepE gene encoding putative dipeptidase PepE (Evidence 3 : Putative function from multiple computational evidences) has translation MAEPFSMRRDRARQAMRSAGLDLLILGPGAGFRYFAGQSAIATERFVALAIGGDGHDRIFTPRLQAPLYSGILDVSTVIWDEADNPLAQIVHFAQEASVKTIAVNPEFWSGFLIALTALMPNVVLHSGAPIIDGQRRIKGDGEIAALAAAAAHIDAVWARFCEATPTMVGRTELELRADIDRLMRQEGFSEVSWVDVGAGANGASPLHHGSDHVINAGEPVVFDFAGCFDGYYGDICRVAVSGEPSPDFQVIYDVVHEAQEAAFQAVRPGVPAEEIDAVGRRIITKKGFGPYFTHRLGHGIGLAAHEEPYIVAGNATPLEVGMVFSNEPGIYVPGRWGVRIEDIVVVTADGARRLTQSPRHLVRLG, from the coding sequence ATGGCCGAACCGTTCTCCATGCGCCGCGATCGGGCCCGTCAGGCCATGCGATCCGCTGGTCTTGATCTGCTTATTCTTGGACCGGGCGCAGGTTTTCGATATTTCGCAGGCCAAAGCGCGATCGCGACCGAACGCTTCGTCGCGCTGGCCATTGGCGGCGATGGCCATGACCGCATCTTCACACCGCGCCTGCAGGCACCGCTTTATTCGGGCATTCTTGATGTGAGCACTGTAATCTGGGATGAGGCGGACAATCCCCTCGCGCAGATCGTCCATTTCGCGCAAGAAGCTTCCGTCAAGACGATCGCCGTCAATCCTGAGTTCTGGAGCGGGTTCCTGATCGCGTTGACGGCTCTCATGCCGAACGTCGTGCTGCATTCCGGCGCGCCCATCATCGACGGCCAGCGCCGCATCAAGGGCGATGGGGAAATCGCGGCCCTCGCGGCGGCCGCCGCGCATATCGACGCTGTATGGGCACGTTTCTGCGAGGCGACCCCAACCATGGTCGGCCGAACAGAGCTTGAGCTGAGAGCCGACATCGACAGATTGATGCGGCAGGAAGGCTTCAGCGAGGTCAGTTGGGTCGATGTCGGGGCCGGCGCCAACGGCGCCTCCCCTCTGCATCACGGCAGCGATCATGTGATCAACGCCGGTGAGCCGGTGGTCTTCGATTTCGCGGGCTGTTTCGACGGCTACTATGGCGACATTTGCCGCGTTGCCGTATCCGGCGAGCCAAGCCCGGATTTCCAAGTGATCTATGACGTTGTCCATGAAGCGCAGGAGGCCGCCTTCCAGGCGGTGCGCCCCGGCGTTCCGGCTGAGGAGATCGATGCGGTCGGCCGTCGCATCATCACCAAGAAGGGCTTCGGGCCATATTTCACTCATCGATTGGGTCACGGTATCGGCCTCGCCGCTCATGAAGAGCCCTATATCGTCGCAGGCAACGCGACGCCGCTCGAAGTGGGGATGGTTTTCTCTAACGAACCCGGCATCTACGTTCCTGGTC